The Desmodus rotundus isolate HL8 chromosome 3, HLdesRot8A.1, whole genome shotgun sequence genome includes a region encoding these proteins:
- the LOC112306379 gene encoding large ribosomal subunit protein eL36-like: MLEQKRDTSVKTAARALRYPMTVGLNKGHKVTKNLSKQRHSCRRGRLTKHTKFMRDMIREVCGFAPYERRAIEQLKVSKDKRALKFIKKRVGTHNRAKRKREELSNVLVAIRKAAAKKD, encoded by the exons ATGCTAGAACAGAAAAGGGACACTAGTGTGAAAACTG cagccagggctctccgCTACCCCATGACCGTGGGCCTCAACAAAGGCCACAAAGTGACAAAGAACCTGAGCAAGCAGAGGCACAGCTGCCGCCGCGGGCGCCTCACCAAGCACACCAAGTTCATGAGGGACATGATCCGAGAGGTGTGTGGCTTTGCCCCCTATGAGCGGCGTGCCATTGAGCAGCTCAAGGTCTCTAAGGACAAAAGGGCCCTGAAGTTCATCAAGAAAAGGGTGGGGACACACAACCGtgccaagaggaagagagaggagctgaGCAACGTCCTTGTAGCCATAAGGAAGGCGGCAGCCAAGAAGGACTGA